The proteins below are encoded in one region of Verrucomicrobiia bacterium:
- a CDS encoding transposase: MMLDTNALSAWADADAALLRVLPTDRLWHLPVVALGEFLFGICRSRERPKRERWIEAVKATCVLTVVDGDTAGHYANIREELRAAATPIPENDIWIAALCRQHQRLEAALEEQVKTWKRLPLVQAFMCFRGLALINAVTWVAEIGDFSRFDHPSQLMAFIGITPSESSSGQRRQQGAITKTGNAACRRAIIEAAWQYRLPARVTPIIRARHHGQSKDLTDIAWKAQVRLCGRFRSLVAARKKTVVALTAVARELVGFLWAAARVVDGKPVPARPTPPASTPTPRRRAASKTPAARPSSKAAKRYVLNPHRRFSKAPH, translated from the coding sequence ATGATGCTCGATACCAACGCGCTCTCGGCCTGGGCCGACGCGGATGCGGCATTGCTGCGCGTCCTGCCCACGGACCGGCTTTGGCACCTGCCCGTGGTGGCGCTCGGTGAGTTTCTGTTTGGCATCTGCCGGTCACGAGAACGACCGAAGCGGGAGCGGTGGATTGAAGCGGTGAAAGCAACCTGCGTGCTCACGGTGGTGGATGGAGACACCGCGGGCCATTACGCCAACATCCGCGAGGAACTCCGCGCCGCGGCGACACCCATTCCCGAGAACGACATCTGGATTGCCGCACTCTGCCGGCAACATCAACGGCTCGAAGCCGCCTTGGAGGAGCAGGTCAAGACCTGGAAGCGCCTTCCCCTGGTTCAGGCCTTCATGTGTTTCCGGGGCCTGGCCTTGATCAACGCCGTCACCTGGGTCGCCGAGATCGGCGACTTCTCCCGCTTTGACCATCCCTCGCAGCTCATGGCCTTCATCGGCATCACCCCCAGCGAGAGCAGCTCGGGCCAACGCCGTCAGCAGGGGGCCATCACCAAGACCGGCAACGCCGCCTGCCGCCGCGCCATCATCGAGGCGGCCTGGCAGTACCGTCTTCCCGCCCGCGTCACTCCCATCATTCGCGCCCGCCATCACGGCCAGTCCAAAGACCTCACCGACATCGCCTGGAAGGCCCAGGTGCGCCTCTGCGGCCGGTTTCGATCCCTGGTCGCGGCGCGCAAGAAGACCGTGGTGGCGCTGACCGCCGTCGCCCGGGAACTGGTCGGCTTCCTTTGGGCTGCCGCCCGGGTCGTGGATGGAAAGCCCGTTCCCGCCCGGCCCACCCCGCCCGCGTCCACGCCGACGCCGCGCAGGCGGGCCGCTTCGAAGACTCCGGCGGCCCGACCATCGTCCAAGGCGGCCAAGCGATACGTTCTCAATCCCCATCGGCGCTTCTCCAAGGCCCCGCACTGA
- a CDS encoding PQQ-binding-like beta-propeller repeat protein produces the protein MNHFAILPARFPRRSFRWTVLASWCGLLLNALASDPGTVAWSAEHPGHRWGTPAVGPDGTIYSVLTPPAPGRDVLVALRADGTERWRLGLADRDHQPPIVGESGQVFLTRGNGMVRAVDADGLPLWQLALRLDGASGAALAVDGTLHLGGVDPSRGTTYVVIAPDGSILQRGPLAEAPDTHLTPVPGMPPQVGGDGMVVYLSTGVSSGAAGTGAVSNAMALFARDSIGAPALGPADTFAVPSRSGLSLRHADGQEHTLWDRAEVTSSPVLRPDGILCFGSASSRLHAINAAGVELWSVDAGAPIRSTPVVLDGGIVVAATVAGRLFAVNDSGGLIWERTLSEPVSAHLSILGDGTVLVADEGGTLWGIVTGATPAAGGWPKWQADPSNRGRNPSPPVVLQAPSQPAATDEASVQIAWESVSGARRYEVLRDTVPAGSSATRIASTPFNSWNDTQIEPDARYRYWIRAVRGSESGPESLPVEIRAQRFLWRTSIGEGIRGLAMLSDGSLVAVASSGVRSEVVTLDRNGTERWRRPLPTGVLNPPLVSEQDQIWIHTRTGLAQFTAEGIPGVFVPTLPDPGEDRPGPMALGQQGVLYAPVLGANKARLIALDSTTGRLRGDSPMEDPGGWVLSVLTGHDGAVLLIGASRVICHEPGTQRRWSRRMEAFGAAVLTDGDYVVGYSMGLVRISPWGQPKWTNSFFSADPGAFGMPGMVVDHRNVTYLRFRGGLRAVSAEGALLWDRPESTIGPSPKEFFLDALGGVSLASAHQVFRLDNTGIQVSRLSSMLHPLGSAPFALLDPRGHLFLGSDSGAISALDLGIGVATNAPWPLARHDVGNRASSPKRAVEAPAVVTAEASPWVGGNRVRWTPSGALVDHAVYRSEFPDFSLAIPIGQALASDGHFDDRTAVPGTTYFYWVVASNVAGNSPAAAPASTAGMAPTVRARVLLPMDASAPPPVPVVRPDGSVVAGDGVGTSLAMDLDGHLLWTNRISKASVSQVFQMLSDATGQIVLGTANGLFRIAPNGSSSTRLAANPGVISLGPDGLLRHRVGQSLTLRNPTGETVGSPVPSSGFDLAGFVRSDGLAISLNPSGVLRALDGTWNTIWEAMPGTGATSAVLALGLDGTIFLAPDPQSLVALDAFGGLMWRQSLGMDTRSVLGATLGPLDKTLSVLSEDRNGTLILSTLDPASGLELWRFSGSTPAAPFAVPGPPATTDDHTVLLTDGHLLWALDGITGVLRWGFEGSGQLGPPVIHSDGSIIFTSGDEVIVLRGFSPPAFSGWPMAGHDARGSRSQGSLGVRDLNIAPMDGGASGVSLRAAGGGAFIPLVSEDLHRWRPAQGSFHIPPASLQVPGPSHSPRLDGTHQFFRGVSP, from the coding sequence ATGAATCATTTTGCCATTTTGCCGGCGCGTTTCCCCCGCCGATCCTTCCGATGGACTGTTCTCGCGTCGTGGTGCGGTCTGCTGCTGAACGCCCTCGCGTCAGATCCGGGCACCGTGGCCTGGAGCGCCGAGCATCCTGGACATCGCTGGGGTACCCCCGCTGTTGGGCCCGACGGAACCATCTACTCGGTGCTGACTCCTCCCGCGCCGGGCCGCGACGTGCTGGTGGCGCTGCGGGCTGACGGCACGGAACGCTGGCGCCTTGGGCTTGCCGATCGGGATCACCAACCGCCCATCGTTGGCGAGTCGGGACAGGTGTTCCTGACGCGAGGAAACGGAATGGTGCGGGCCGTGGACGCAGACGGCCTTCCTTTGTGGCAGCTCGCACTGCGACTGGACGGTGCCTCCGGAGCGGCATTGGCGGTTGATGGGACGCTACACTTGGGCGGCGTGGACCCTTCGCGAGGCACGACGTACGTCGTCATCGCCCCGGATGGGTCCATCCTTCAGCGCGGCCCCTTGGCGGAGGCACCTGATACGCACCTGACGCCGGTGCCTGGAATGCCTCCGCAGGTGGGAGGCGACGGAATGGTGGTCTACCTCAGCACGGGAGTCAGCTCGGGGGCCGCGGGTACGGGCGCCGTCTCCAATGCCATGGCTCTCTTCGCGCGGGATTCCATCGGCGCACCAGCCCTGGGACCCGCGGACACTTTCGCCGTCCCCTCCAGGTCCGGCCTGTCACTTCGCCATGCCGACGGACAGGAGCACACCCTCTGGGATCGGGCCGAGGTGACCTCGAGTCCGGTCCTGCGACCGGACGGAATCCTTTGCTTCGGCAGCGCCAGTAGCCGGCTGCACGCGATCAACGCCGCAGGTGTGGAACTGTGGTCTGTAGATGCCGGCGCACCCATCCGCTCGACGCCGGTGGTCCTTGACGGGGGCATCGTGGTGGCGGCGACGGTCGCCGGAAGGCTTTTCGCCGTGAATGACAGCGGCGGCCTGATTTGGGAGCGGACCCTCTCCGAACCTGTCTCAGCGCACCTGAGCATTCTCGGGGACGGAACGGTTCTGGTTGCCGATGAAGGGGGCACCCTCTGGGGCATTGTCACTGGCGCGACGCCGGCAGCCGGCGGTTGGCCGAAGTGGCAGGCTGATCCGTCCAACCGTGGACGGAATCCGTCCCCACCGGTTGTCCTGCAGGCGCCGTCGCAGCCCGCAGCGACCGATGAAGCCAGCGTTCAGATCGCCTGGGAGTCCGTTTCCGGGGCTCGGCGATACGAGGTCTTGCGAGACACCGTGCCAGCCGGAAGCAGCGCCACACGGATTGCCAGTACGCCGTTCAACTCGTGGAACGACACCCAGATCGAGCCGGACGCCCGCTATCGTTATTGGATCCGGGCGGTGCGAGGTTCCGAATCAGGGCCGGAATCTTTGCCGGTCGAGATTCGTGCGCAGCGATTCCTCTGGCGGACCTCGATCGGCGAGGGGATCAGGGGCTTGGCGATGCTCTCAGACGGATCGCTGGTCGCGGTCGCCAGCTCGGGCGTCCGGTCGGAGGTCGTGACCCTGGATCGGAACGGCACCGAGCGATGGCGCCGCCCTCTCCCCACAGGGGTTTTGAACCCGCCCCTCGTCAGCGAACAGGATCAAATCTGGATCCACACCCGCACGGGGCTGGCGCAGTTCACTGCGGAAGGCATCCCGGGGGTCTTTGTCCCCACGCTGCCGGACCCCGGCGAGGATCGGCCGGGTCCAATGGCTCTGGGCCAGCAAGGGGTGCTCTATGCCCCGGTGCTGGGGGCCAACAAGGCCCGCCTGATCGCCCTCGATTCGACGACCGGACGCCTCCGGGGCGATTCACCGATGGAGGATCCGGGCGGCTGGGTGCTTTCGGTGCTTACCGGCCACGATGGTGCCGTGCTCCTGATCGGCGCGAGCCGGGTCATCTGCCATGAACCGGGCACCCAGCGTCGCTGGTCCAGACGCATGGAAGCCTTCGGGGCCGCGGTCCTGACAGATGGCGACTACGTGGTCGGATACTCCATGGGCCTCGTTCGGATCTCGCCCTGGGGACAGCCCAAATGGACCAATTCCTTCTTCTCCGCGGACCCCGGTGCCTTCGGAATGCCCGGGATGGTGGTGGACCATCGGAACGTCACCTATCTGCGGTTTCGCGGTGGGCTTCGGGCCGTCAGTGCCGAGGGTGCCCTGCTGTGGGACCGTCCTGAGAGCACCATCGGCCCTTCACCCAAGGAATTCTTCCTGGACGCATTGGGGGGCGTTTCTCTCGCGTCGGCGCATCAAGTCTTCCGTCTGGACAACACCGGCATCCAGGTCTCCCGGCTTTCCAGCATGCTCCACCCGTTGGGCTCAGCCCCATTCGCCCTTCTCGACCCTCGAGGCCACCTGTTCCTCGGCTCGGATTCCGGCGCCATCTCAGCCCTTGATCTTGGCATCGGCGTGGCCACCAACGCGCCGTGGCCCCTCGCGCGCCATGATGTCGGGAATCGTGCGAGCTCCCCGAAGCGCGCGGTGGAAGCACCCGCCGTCGTCACCGCCGAAGCCAGCCCGTGGGTGGGCGGCAACCGGGTCCGGTGGACGCCCTCAGGCGCGCTCGTGGACCATGCCGTTTATCGGTCGGAGTTCCCGGATTTCTCCCTGGCGATTCCGATCGGTCAGGCTCTGGCGTCGGACGGTCATTTCGACGACAGGACCGCAGTCCCGGGCACGACCTATTTCTACTGGGTCGTGGCCTCGAACGTTGCGGGCAACTCTCCCGCCGCCGCTCCTGCGTCCACCGCCGGAATGGCCCCCACGGTACGGGCTCGAGTGCTGCTGCCCATGGATGCGTCCGCGCCGCCGCCGGTTCCAGTGGTGCGACCCGACGGATCGGTCGTCGCTGGCGACGGAGTGGGAACATCGCTGGCCATGGACCTCGACGGACATCTGCTGTGGACCAACCGGATTTCCAAGGCCTCGGTATCGCAGGTGTTTCAAATGCTCTCGGATGCCACGGGCCAGATCGTGCTTGGGACGGCCAACGGCCTGTTTCGGATCGCGCCGAACGGATCATCATCCACAAGACTGGCGGCGAACCCGGGGGTGATTTCGCTGGGTCCCGACGGACTCCTCCGCCACCGGGTTGGCCAGAGTCTCACCTTGCGAAATCCAACGGGAGAGACGGTCGGCAGCCCGGTTCCGTCGAGCGGGTTTGATCTCGCGGGATTTGTCCGGTCGGACGGACTCGCGATCTCCTTGAACCCTTCCGGGGTTCTGCGCGCCCTCGATGGCACCTGGAACACGATCTGGGAGGCGATGCCCGGCACGGGTGCAACCTCCGCAGTCCTGGCCCTTGGCCTCGACGGAACCATCTTCCTGGCACCGGACCCCCAGTCCCTGGTGGCCCTCGACGCGTTCGGAGGCTTGATGTGGCGGCAATCGTTGGGAATGGACACGCGCAGCGTGCTGGGGGCCACCCTCGGCCCGCTGGACAAGACGCTCTCGGTCCTTTCCGAGGACCGGAACGGCACCCTGATTCTGAGCACGCTGGATCCCGCTTCGGGTTTGGAACTTTGGCGTTTCTCAGGTTCCACACCCGCTGCGCCATTCGCAGTCCCTGGTCCTCCCGCAACTACGGATGACCACACGGTGCTTTTGACGGACGGCCATCTGCTCTGGGCCTTGGACGGGATCACCGGGGTGCTCCGATGGGGATTCGAAGGCAGCGGGCAGCTCGGTCCGCCGGTCATCCACTCGGACGGCAGCATCATCTTTACCTCCGGGGACGAGGTGATCGTTCTTCGGGGCTTCAGTCCGCCGGCATTCTCCGGTTGGCCCATGGCCGGTCACGATGCCCGCGGCTCCCGCAGCCAGGGTTCGCTCGGAGTGCGGGATCTGAACATCGCTCCCATGGACGGCGGGGCCTCCGGAGTCTCCCTCCGGGCGGCGGGCGGCGGCGCCTTCATCCCGCTCGTCAGCGAGGACCTCCACCGATGGCGCCCTGCCCAAGGATCTTTTCACATTCCTCCGGCGAGCCTGCAGGTGCCTGGCCCATCCCATTCACCCCGGTTGGATGGCACGCACCAGTTCTTCCGCGGCGTCTCTCCGTGA
- a CDS encoding dehydrogenase — translation MLGATLLAQAPRHPRFGFPVYTNAPAGKQLSGQHKPADHPAMSPEESRRAFVVPPGFEVRLFASEPDIANPVAMSWDARGRLWVLELYEYPMGARPGTRGRDRIKILEDTDADGTADKVTVFADGLNLATGLLVANGGVYVGEAPNLWFFEDADGDDVVDRRIQVLTGFGLEDRHEVLNGFTWGPDGQLYMTHGVFTRTEAKDPADPRSAPVLLTAGVARLDPRTRRFEVFAEGTSNPWGVDFDARGNAFVSACVIDHLFHLSPAGIYQRQAGQAPNPYAYGELPSIVDHRHHMAAYAGINVYQGDQWPEAWRGAALQGNIHQNAINVDRLKPNGATFTASHWTDTGDFLTTRDGWFMPVSTQTGPDGAVWIMDWYDRYPCYQNANADPAGVDRERGRIWRVVWTGDEPGKPVPSRPSRDMDLSTLSSTDLTQRLADPNVWQRRTAQRILAGRGAAAFGPPARDTRNPLNDLLAAGPSPDSRLAALWTLHAAGLLDEHWLDTAANADDPALRSWAARLTGERGYPTREAFGRLNRLAADPDITVRTAVAVAARQFASGMLTINTPPKVPLREAITGEVLGTLAEKTALGTDGTFEFLYWMALKPFVAEDPVHALSGFLKHAPMADTGFSAGILRKILRRTCDLRDESLLTRTVEVLGRMPADPPELVVAGLEGLMEGQRGKILVPSPEAVAVVAALGTSSHAGIAQEAQRVGSLWGDAASVKAALARLNTPGISDADRLADIETARKLKTDESREALMRVVAGGHPDTLRVAAVRGLAEVGADGTGQQLLELWKTLPPAVRRPVVEVCTTRSPWRWALFAAVERGEVLRGDLPPDVIRTLAASRNDGEKRKAQQLFGRVNASSADKLRLIAEKRRVVLNGPVDLQAGQEIARTTCLVCHKLHGEGADVGPDLTGVGRSSLNALLHNVIHPNEIIGEGYENVEVETTDGRQFFGRVVENNELRVRLLAAGSSETILPKSEIRQLNVTENSMMPEGLEQMPDADFRNLIWFLLAPPQDGRPLDEERRRELSGEAPDQALVFPVRDGESIALWAPGWRVDCPDFEGAPAKLPEFAGKRNVLMTHPVDGTIPAAIVRPLMLPSDRPVLLRLAVAAQDGGAWELRIRADGELIHHEAVQPGEDRWKTVRVDLSAFAGRRIALRLENAAAGGSRAFAYWADLSLEGIETAGVW, via the coding sequence ATGCTCGGCGCGACCCTCCTTGCCCAGGCGCCCCGTCATCCGCGCTTCGGATTCCCCGTCTACACCAATGCCCCCGCCGGGAAACAGCTCTCCGGACAACACAAACCCGCCGATCACCCCGCGATGTCCCCCGAGGAATCGCGCCGGGCATTTGTCGTGCCGCCCGGGTTTGAAGTGCGCCTGTTTGCCTCCGAACCGGACATCGCAAACCCGGTGGCGATGAGCTGGGATGCGCGGGGACGCCTCTGGGTGCTGGAATTGTACGAATACCCCATGGGCGCGCGTCCCGGAACCCGCGGACGTGACCGCATCAAGATCCTCGAGGACACCGATGCCGACGGCACCGCGGACAAGGTCACGGTCTTTGCCGATGGGCTCAACCTCGCCACCGGGTTGCTGGTGGCCAACGGCGGCGTCTATGTCGGCGAGGCGCCCAACCTGTGGTTCTTTGAGGATGCCGACGGCGACGATGTTGTGGACCGGCGGATCCAGGTGTTGACCGGGTTCGGCCTTGAGGACCGTCATGAGGTGCTGAATGGCTTCACCTGGGGGCCGGACGGGCAGCTTTACATGACCCACGGGGTGTTCACCCGGACGGAGGCCAAAGATCCCGCCGATCCGCGGTCGGCCCCCGTGCTGCTCACCGCGGGCGTGGCCCGGCTGGATCCGCGGACGCGCCGTTTCGAAGTCTTTGCCGAGGGCACCTCAAACCCGTGGGGCGTGGACTTCGATGCCCGCGGCAACGCCTTCGTCTCGGCCTGCGTCATTGACCACCTGTTCCACCTGTCTCCGGCCGGGATTTACCAACGCCAGGCCGGCCAGGCACCCAACCCCTATGCCTACGGCGAGCTGCCCAGCATCGTGGACCACCGCCATCACATGGCCGCCTATGCGGGCATCAACGTGTATCAGGGCGACCAATGGCCGGAGGCCTGGCGCGGTGCCGCCCTGCAGGGAAACATCCACCAGAACGCGATCAACGTGGACCGCCTGAAGCCCAACGGCGCCACGTTCACCGCATCGCACTGGACCGATACCGGCGATTTCCTGACGACCCGGGACGGATGGTTCATGCCGGTCAGCACCCAGACCGGCCCCGACGGGGCGGTGTGGATCATGGACTGGTACGACAGGTATCCCTGTTACCAGAACGCCAACGCCGACCCGGCAGGAGTGGACCGCGAGCGCGGGCGCATCTGGCGGGTGGTCTGGACCGGCGACGAGCCCGGGAAGCCCGTGCCCTCGCGCCCGTCCCGGGACATGGATCTCTCGACGCTCAGCTCGACGGACCTGACGCAGAGGCTGGCCGATCCCAATGTGTGGCAGCGTCGCACCGCGCAACGGATCCTGGCCGGCCGCGGGGCCGCGGCGTTTGGCCCGCCGGCGCGGGACACGCGGAACCCCCTGAATGACCTCCTGGCGGCGGGTCCCAGCCCCGACAGCCGGCTGGCAGCCCTGTGGACGCTGCATGCCGCGGGCCTGCTTGACGAACACTGGCTGGATACCGCCGCCAACGCCGACGACCCCGCGCTCCGGTCCTGGGCCGCGCGTCTGACCGGCGAGCGGGGTTATCCGACACGGGAGGCCTTCGGTCGGTTGAACCGGCTTGCGGCGGATCCCGACATCACCGTTCGCACGGCCGTCGCCGTGGCCGCCCGCCAGTTCGCATCCGGGATGCTCACGATCAACACCCCCCCCAAGGTACCCCTGCGTGAGGCCATCACCGGTGAGGTTTTGGGAACGCTCGCCGAAAAGACGGCGCTCGGCACGGATGGGACATTTGAATTTCTCTACTGGATGGCCCTGAAACCGTTCGTGGCCGAGGATCCCGTCCATGCACTTTCCGGATTCCTGAAGCACGCCCCGATGGCGGACACCGGCTTCAGCGCGGGCATCCTCCGGAAGATCCTTCGTCGCACCTGCGACCTGCGCGATGAGTCCCTGCTCACACGGACGGTCGAGGTGCTGGGCCGGATGCCCGCCGATCCGCCGGAGCTGGTCGTTGCCGGACTCGAGGGCCTCATGGAAGGCCAGCGGGGCAAGATTCTGGTGCCCAGCCCGGAGGCGGTGGCGGTTGTCGCCGCCCTGGGAACGTCGTCCCATGCCGGCATCGCGCAGGAGGCTCAGCGGGTCGGCTCCCTCTGGGGCGACGCCGCGTCCGTGAAGGCGGCGCTCGCCCGCCTGAACACCCCGGGAATTTCCGATGCGGACCGGCTGGCGGATATCGAGACGGCGCGGAAATTGAAAACCGACGAATCGCGGGAGGCCTTGATGCGTGTCGTCGCCGGTGGCCATCCGGACACCCTCCGGGTCGCCGCGGTGCGCGGCCTTGCCGAGGTCGGCGCCGATGGCACCGGACAGCAACTGCTGGAGCTTTGGAAGACCCTGCCCCCGGCCGTGCGACGGCCGGTGGTCGAGGTTTGCACCACGCGCAGTCCGTGGCGCTGGGCATTGTTTGCCGCGGTGGAGCGTGGTGAGGTGCTCCGCGGGGACCTGCCGCCCGATGTCATCCGCACCCTCGCCGCGTCCCGGAACGACGGGGAGAAGCGCAAGGCCCAGCAGCTCTTCGGCCGGGTCAATGCCTCGTCCGCCGACAAGCTCCGGCTGATCGCCGAAAAGCGGAGGGTGGTCCTCAACGGACCGGTGGACCTTCAGGCCGGCCAGGAAATCGCCCGCACGACCTGCCTCGTCTGCCACAAGCTTCATGGCGAGGGGGCCGACGTCGGTCCCGATCTCACCGGCGTGGGCCGGAGCTCGCTCAACGCCCTGCTCCACAACGTCATCCACCCCAACGAAATCATCGGGGAAGGCTATGAAAACGTGGAGGTCGAGACCACGGATGGACGACAGTTCTTCGGGCGCGTGGTGGAGAACAACGAGTTGAGGGTCCGCCTCCTGGCCGCCGGTTCGTCGGAAACCATCCTGCCGAAGTCGGAGATCCGGCAGTTGAACGTCACCGAGAACTCCATGATGCCCGAGGGGCTGGAGCAAATGCCCGATGCCGACTTCCGAAACCTCATCTGGTTCCTTCTTGCGCCGCCGCAGGACGGGCGTCCTCTCGACGAGGAGCGCCGCCGCGAACTCTCCGGCGAAGCGCCGGACCAGGCGCTGGTGTTTCCCGTCCGGGACGGCGAAAGCATCGCGCTCTGGGCGCCGGGCTGGCGGGTGGACTGCCCGGACTTTGAAGGAGCCCCCGCCAAGCTCCCGGAGTTCGCCGGGAAACGGAATGTGCTCATGACCCATCCCGTGGACGGCACCATCCCGGCCGCCATTGTGCGCCCGCTGATGCTCCCATCCGATCGGCCTGTCCTTCTGCGTCTCGCCGTCGCCGCGCAGGACGGTGGCGCATGGGAACTCCGGATCCGCGCCGACGGCGAATTGATTCATCACGAAGCCGTGCAACCGGGCGAGGATCGCTGGAAGACCGTGCGTGTGGATCTGAGTGCCTTCGCCGGACGCCGCATCGCGCTGCGCCTGGAAAACGCCGCGGCAGGCGGATCGCGGGCATTTGCCTACTGGGCCGACCTGTCGCTGGAAGGCATCGAAACCGCCGGGGTGTGGTGA
- a CDS encoding pyridoxamine 5'-phosphate oxidase family protein → MTRTSWDMATLPGLVGWIESALVEAVRPGPNPWRTPVLATIGQGGPEARTVVLRGVTLPGFELIAFSDARAAKVSELTSDPRATWVFYDPAARVQLRVRTRVRVHTRDPVSQTYWHRLPGGQRGRYGHGAGPGTPLTDPASGPGPEEAGDEAQFTVLVGATLELDWLWLGDERHRRARFLRAGREWSGEWIQP, encoded by the coding sequence ATGACACGCACTTCATGGGACATGGCGACGCTTCCCGGCCTGGTGGGATGGATTGAGTCGGCTCTCGTCGAGGCGGTGCGCCCGGGCCCGAATCCGTGGCGAACGCCGGTGCTGGCCACCATCGGTCAGGGCGGGCCGGAGGCACGGACCGTCGTGCTTCGTGGGGTGACCCTTCCCGGATTCGAGTTGATCGCCTTTTCGGATGCCCGGGCGGCAAAGGTGTCCGAACTGACCTCGGATCCGAGGGCCACCTGGGTCTTTTACGATCCGGCAGCCCGGGTGCAGCTGCGAGTGCGAACCCGGGTTCGCGTCCACACCCGGGATCCGGTGTCGCAGACCTACTGGCATCGCCTGCCGGGAGGGCAGCGTGGACGTTACGGTCACGGGGCGGGTCCGGGAACACCCCTGACGGATCCGGCATCGGGACCCGGTCCGGAGGAAGCGGGGGACGAGGCACAGTTTACCGTGCTGGTCGGCGCCACTCTGGAACTGGATTGGCTCTGGCTGGGGGACGAACGGCACCGGAGGGCGCGATTTCTGAGGGCGGGACGGGAGTGGTCCGGCGAATGGATTCAGCCATGA
- a CDS encoding tRNA threonylcarbamoyladenosine dehydratase, with protein MSDHPVRFGGVARLYGEAALERLRHLHILVVGLGGVGSWSVEALARSGVGALTLVDLDDICVSNVNRQLPAMDGTIGLPKGEVLASRVRAINPECRVTPILDFFTPDSASRILEPLSGTAPLGGVLDAIDPVSDKCALIAGARARGLPLVSCGAAGGRRDASQVRVGDLSEVTHDRLLRSVRRQLRRDHGFARSGRMGVDCVYSPESPVIPGAEARACPPALDDPPPGRRLNCNDGLGSSVFVTATFGMIGAGRLVERLLD; from the coding sequence ATGAGCGATCATCCAGTCCGGTTTGGCGGGGTGGCGCGCCTGTATGGAGAGGCGGCACTGGAACGGCTGCGACATCTGCACATCCTTGTCGTGGGCCTTGGCGGCGTGGGTTCCTGGTCGGTGGAGGCCCTGGCCCGCAGCGGTGTGGGGGCCTTGACGCTGGTGGACCTCGACGACATCTGCGTGAGCAATGTGAACCGTCAGTTGCCGGCGATGGATGGAACGATCGGCCTGCCCAAGGGGGAGGTGCTGGCATCGCGGGTGAGGGCCATTAATCCGGAATGCCGGGTCACGCCGATCCTGGACTTCTTCACACCGGACAGCGCATCACGGATCCTTGAGCCATTGTCCGGGACCGCACCGCTGGGAGGGGTGCTGGATGCGATTGACCCGGTATCAGACAAGTGCGCCTTGATCGCCGGCGCGCGGGCCCGTGGGCTGCCGTTGGTGAGTTGTGGGGCGGCCGGGGGACGGAGGGATGCATCCCAGGTCCGGGTCGGGGATCTCTCCGAGGTCACGCATGACCGGCTGCTCCGCTCCGTGCGACGGCAACTGCGGCGTGACCACGGTTTTGCACGATCGGGACGGATGGGGGTGGATTGCGTCTATTCGCCGGAATCGCCCGTGATTCCGGGGGCGGAAGCCCGGGCCTGCCCGCCCGCCCTGGATGATCCCCCGCCGGGGCGCCGCTTGAACTGCAACGACGGTCTGGGATCCTCCGTTTTTGTGACCGCAACCTTTGGCATGATTGGTGCCGGCCGTTTGGTCGAGCGGCTCCTCGATTGA
- a CDS encoding YcxB family protein, which translates to MPTASIKFTSDYLIAAFQRYRRQHRGRYVGLAIKLLALALLAPLAFWMFWQEHLVIGGLFAALSVFMFFAHHVDYWLARRSFTKSPYRDEDVLIEFTDAGFHARSPKQDTKLQWSAFTKVAHFRDGFLLFQGPKFFNWIPFSSLGSPSQAAELSAFLRSKISEHKIVEPSAAPNGGPATQLGNSGVTEGPPWVS; encoded by the coding sequence ATGCCGACCGCATCCATAAAGTTCACTTCGGACTACCTGATCGCGGCATTTCAGCGATACCGCCGACAGCATCGTGGCAGATATGTCGGCCTCGCCATTAAACTGCTCGCACTCGCGTTGCTTGCTCCTCTCGCCTTTTGGATGTTCTGGCAGGAGCACCTTGTGATTGGTGGCCTTTTTGCCGCGCTGAGCGTCTTCATGTTCTTTGCCCATCACGTGGATTATTGGCTCGCCCGACGTTCGTTTACGAAGTCGCCATACCGCGATGAGGATGTATTGATCGAGTTTACCGATGCTGGCTTTCACGCCCGCTCACCAAAGCAGGACACCAAGCTTCAGTGGTCGGCGTTTACCAAGGTGGCTCACTTCAGAGATGGATTCCTGCTCTTCCAAGGACCCAAGTTCTTCAATTGGATACCTTTTTCCTCTTTGGGGAGTCCGTCGCAGGCCGCTGAGTTGTCGGCCTTCCTGCGATCCAAGATCTCGGAACACAAAATCGTCGAACCAAGCGCTGCACCGAATGGCGGCCCCGCCACGCAGCTTGGCAATTCGGGCGTCACGGAGGGGCCGCCATGGGTGAGCTGA